One Electrophorus electricus isolate fEleEle1 chromosome 13, fEleEle1.pri, whole genome shotgun sequence DNA segment encodes these proteins:
- the LOC113567541 gene encoding probable G-protein coupled receptor 132, whose translation MGTNNGSFSLPDTTRNCTLPYEKGQLPLMVLYSVVLIVGIPTNLATIYFTYLQVCRKNVLGIYLLSLSVCDLMYLCTLPMWIVYINSGHRWHLGSLACKVTGYVFFNNMYVSIFLLCCVSVDRYVAVVYAVESRGLRRRKGATMVTMVIVVVVALGHTPVFTMTEGETEGLEKRCFEPGQNTLTVTGFNYARFFVGFVAPLCVLLATNHAVLAKVHASEGLRHEQKARVRCLALAVILLFLICFTPYHAILLLRAISFHISEYNCNFERALYTPYTISLGLSTINSAMNPILYVLASDNIRREILRNMSSLRSSSFFKFRLSDSAQEPRNHSH comes from the coding sequence ATGGGCACGAATAATGGATCCTTCAGCTTGCCAGATACAACAAGGAATTGTACCCTTCCATATGAGAAGGGCCAACTTCCTCTCATGGTTCTCTACAGCGTTGTACTCATCGTGGGGATTCCTACCAACCTGGCCACCATCTACTTCACTTACCTTCAGGTCTGTCGCAAGAACGTGCTGGGAATCTACCTGCTGAGCTTGTCCGTGTGTGACCTGATGTATTTGTGCACTCTGCCCATGTGGATTGTCTACATAAACAGCGGGCATCGTTGGCACCTAGGCTCTCTGGCCTGTAAAGTCACTGGCTACGTCTTCTTCAACAACATGTATGTCAGCATCTTTCTCCTGTGCTGCGTGTCAGTGGACCGTTACGTAGCGGTGGTGTATGCAGTGGAGTCCCGGGGCCTGAGGCGGAGAAAGGGCGCCACGATGGTTACCATGGTGAtcgtggtggtggtggcgtTAGGACACACACCGGTGTTCACCATgacagagggggagacagagggcTTGGAGAAGCGTTGCTTCGAGCCTGGCCAGAACACGTTGACCGTGACGGGCTTCAACTACGCGCGCTTCTTCGTCGGCTTCGTCGCCCCACTGTGCGTCCTGCTGGCCACCAACCATGCCGTCCTCGCCAAGGTGCATGCCAGCGAGGGCCTGAGGCATGAGCAGAAGGCCAGAGTGCGCTGCCTCGCTCTGGCAGTCATCCTGCTCTTCCTTATCTGCTTCACCCCCTACCACGCCATCCTTCTCCTGCGGGCCATCAGCTTCCACATCTCCGAGTACAACTGCAACTTTGAGCGGGCACTCTACACGCCTTACACCATCTCCCTGGGCCTCTCCACCATCAACAGCGCCATGAACCCCATTCTCTATGTGCTGGCGAGCGACAACATACGCAGAGAGATCCTCAGAAATATGAGTAGCCTTCGAAGTAGCAGTTTCTTCAAGTTTCGCCTGTCAGACAGTGCACAGGAGCCCAGGAACCACAGCCACTGA
- the ahsa1b gene encoding activator of 90 kDa heat shock protein ATPase homolog 1b, translated as MAKWGEGDPRWIVEERADATNVNNWHWTERDATNWSSEKLKELLVGLCVENDEGKCEITEVSKLEGEASINNRKGKLIFFYEWNLKAKWKGTSKSGIKYKGNVEVPNLSDENDMDDLDISVSLCKDEPETSLFELMRKDGADKVRAALDSYVGLLKTEFTQGMILPTANGVTKQQMSQTKVKTDKTKIGGSSTAPPPSTGVKIPTCKFLLKETFLTSPEELYRVFLKQEMVQAFTHTAAMVEPEKGGKFRLFDGNVLGEFQELVPEEKIVMRWRYNTWPSEHYATVTLTFTDKGNETELRVECRAVPGSEEDRTREGWQRYYCQAIKQTFGYGARLC; from the exons ATGGCGAAGTGGGGAGAAGGCGACCCTCGATGGATTGTAGAAGAGCGGGCGGACGCGACAAACGTCAACAACTGGCACTG GACGGAGAGGGACGCCACAAACTGGTCCTCGGAGAAGTTGAAAGAGCTCCTGGTGGGGCTGTGCGTGGAGAACGATGAGGGCAAGTGTGAGATCACGGAGGTCAGCAAGCTGGAAGGCGAGGCATCCATCAACAACCGCAAAGGAAAGCTCATCTTCTTCTACGAGTGGAATCTGAAGGCCAAGTGGAAAG GGACGTCAAAATCGGGGATAAAGTACAAAGGAAATGTTGAAGTTCCAAACCTTTCAGATGAAAATGATATGGACGATCTTGAT ATCTCTGTGAGCCTTTGCAAAGATGAGCCGGAAACGTCACTCTTTGAGTTGATGCGTAAGGACGGTGCAGATAAAGTCCGAGCAGCGCTAGATAGCTACGTGGGGCTTCTCAAAACAG AGTTCACACAGGGTATGATCTTACCTACAGCCAATGGTGTAACCAAGCAGCAGATGTCCCAGACAAAAGTCAAGACGGACAAGACTAAG ATTGGTGGCAGTAGCACAGCTCCTCCACCCAGCACAGGAGTAAAGATCCCCACCTGCAAGTTCTTGCTGAAGGAAACCTTCCTCACCTCGCCGGAGGAACTATACAGAGTCTTCCTCAAGCAGGAG ATGGTGcaggcatttacacacactgctgccatgGTCGAACCCGAGAAGGGAGGAAAATTCCGCCTCTTTGATGGGAACGTGCTTGGAGAATTCCAGGAGCTG GTTCCTGAGGAAAAGATAGTCATGAGGTGGAGGTACAACACATGGCCAAGTG AGCACTATGCGACCGTGACCCTGACCTTCACAGACAAGGGCAACGAGACGGAGCTGAGGGTGGAGTGCCGTGCCGTACCCGGGAGCGAGGAGGACCGCACGCGAGAGGGCTGGCAGAGGTACTACTGCCAGGCCATCAAACAGACATTCGGCTACGGCGCCCGACTCTGCTGa
- the LOC113567546 gene encoding dr1-associated corepressor isoform X1 — MPGQKRKYNVRFPPGRIKKIMQKDTEVGRMATAVPVIISKALEMFLLSFLTKTSLITQSANSRVMSINHMKRCIESEKLFDFLKELAERTHGTSTPQEGKAKGKRARHRKKWHSTSINTKSSGMEDLAKRTNQPEVNSNSSSVGRTLITFDTKRCVPLMFCDVLLWPCDL, encoded by the exons ATGCCTgggcagaaaagaaaatacaacgTTCGCTTCCCGCCT GGCCGCATTAAGAAGATAATGCAGAAAGACACGGAGGTCGGACGCATGGCCACAGCTGTGCCTGTTATCATAT CTAAAGCTTTGGAAATGTTCTTGTTGTCATTTCTCACCAAGACCAGCTTAATCACCCAGTCAGCGAACAGCAGGGTCATGTCCATTAACCATAT GAAACGGTGCATCGAGTCAGAGAAGCTGTTTGACTTCTTGAAGGAACTTGCAGAACGAACCCATGGCACGTCAACGCCACAGGAGGGCAAGGCCAAAGGAAAGCGTGCAAGGCACAG GAAAAAGTGGCACAGCACGTCCATCAACACCAAGTCATCTGGCATGGAGGATCTGGCCAAGAGGACAAACCAGCCAGAAGTGAACAGCAACTCCTCCAGTGTAGGACGCACTTTGATAACCTTCGACACAAAGCGCTGCGTTCCTCTCATGTTCTGCGATGTTCTCTTGTGGCCTTGCGATCTATAG
- the zgc:66313 gene encoding LOW QUALITY PROTEIN: amyAc_bac_euk_AmyA and Aamy_C domain-containing protein (The sequence of the model RefSeq protein was modified relative to this genomic sequence to represent the inferred CDS: inserted 2 bases in 2 codons; deleted 3 bases in 2 codons; substituted 2 bases at 2 genomic stop codons), with product MGLVNLHGSQPSGHDLQSYLYNMCRTSRALWWQRYQPVSYKLCSRSGTEEELMAVIKRCSSTGINIYVDAVINXCGAGGGEDNHSSCGTYFNADQKDFXPYSYXDFSDEKCKSSNDEIEKYQDIFQIRDCRLVGLLDLVLEKDHMRGKVAEYLNKLIDMGLAAFRLDASRHMWSGDLQAVSDKLHNLSSKWSHLFPVLIDLGGEPVQVSKYFGLGSVTEFKSSAKLGIVVCRWDKEKLSYLKSWEEGWALMPTVKALVFVDNHGAMVLGSRWWGACQKMATGLVLAHPYGLTRVMSSYRWHWRFKNEKDLHDRMGPPSHSNGSTKPVAINPDTTWERQGASXRLQNMVIFGHVLNGKPFTNWLQNSNNQIAFGRGSQGFIVFNNNDWGAWP from the exons ATGGGTCTGGTAAATCTCCATGGGTCACAGCCTTCGGGTCATGACCTGCAGTCATACTTGTATAACATGTGTCGTACTT CGAGAGCATTGTGGTGGCAGAGATACCAGCCAGTTAGCTACAAGCTTTGCTCAAGATCAGGAACTGAGGAGGAGCTGATGGCTGTGATTAAACGCTGCAGCAGCACTGGG ATAAACATCTATGTGGATGCGGTCATTA CATGTGGAGCAGGTGGTGGAGAAGACAATCACTCCAGCTGTGGCACCTACTTTAATGCTGACCAGAAAGACT TGCCCTACTCATATTGAGACTTCAGCGATGAAAAATGTAAATCCAGCAATGACGAAATTGAAAAGTACCAAgatattttt CAGATCAGGGATTGCAGGTTGGTTGGTCTTCTGGACCTTGTCCTGGAGAAGGATCACATGAGAGGAAAAGTGGCCGAATACCTGAACAAGCTGATCGATATGGGACTGGCTGCATTCAGACTGGATGCCAGCAGGCACATGTGGTCTGGCGACCTACAGGCGGTTTCTGACAAACTGCACAACCTCAGCAGCAAATGGTCCCATCTGTTTCCAG TTCTTATTGACTTAGGTGGGGAACCCGTCCAAGTAAGTAAGTACTTTGGTCTTGGGAGCGTGACAGAGTTCAAATCCAGTGCCAAACTGGGCATCGTTGTGTGCAGATGGGATAAGGAGAAGCTAAGCTATCTGAA GAGCTGGGAAGAGGGCTGGGCCCTTATGCCTACTGTTAAGGCTTTGGTGTTCGTGGACAACCATGGTGCCATGGTGCTGGGGAGCCGGTGGTGGGGAGCATGCCAG AAGATGGCTACGGGCCTCGTGCTTGCGCATCCGTATGGTTTGACCAGAGTGATGTCCAGCTACCGCTGGCATTGGCGTTTTAAGAATGAAAAG GATTTGCATGACCGTATGGGC CCTCCGAGCCATAGCAATGGATCAACCAAGCCTGTGGCCATTAACCCGGACACCACGTGGGAACGGCAGGGTGCGTCATGACGTCTGCA GAATATGGTGATATTTGGACATGTACTCAACGGAAAGCCTTTCACCAACTGGTTACAGAACAGTAATAATCAGATC GCCTTTGGTCGTGGCAGTCAGGGGTTCATTGTCTTCAACAACAATGACTGGGGAGCATGGCCTTAA
- the LOC113567546 gene encoding dr1-associated corepressor isoform X2, whose protein sequence is MPGQKRKYNVRFPPGRIKKIMQKDTEVGRMATAVPVIISKALEMFLLSFLTKTSLITQSANSRVMSINHMKRCIESEKLFDFLKELAERTHGTSTPQEGKAKGKRARHRKKWHSTSINTKSSGMEDLAKRTNQPEVNSNSSSESELVICMETESPS, encoded by the exons ATGCCTgggcagaaaagaaaatacaacgTTCGCTTCCCGCCT GGCCGCATTAAGAAGATAATGCAGAAAGACACGGAGGTCGGACGCATGGCCACAGCTGTGCCTGTTATCATAT CTAAAGCTTTGGAAATGTTCTTGTTGTCATTTCTCACCAAGACCAGCTTAATCACCCAGTCAGCGAACAGCAGGGTCATGTCCATTAACCATAT GAAACGGTGCATCGAGTCAGAGAAGCTGTTTGACTTCTTGAAGGAACTTGCAGAACGAACCCATGGCACGTCAACGCCACAGGAGGGCAAGGCCAAAGGAAAGCGTGCAAGGCACAG GAAAAAGTGGCACAGCACGTCCATCAACACCAAGTCATCTGGCATGGAGGATCTGGCCAAGAGGACAAACCAGCCAGAAGTGAACAGCAACTCCTCCAGT GAGTCTGAGCTCGTCATCTGCATGGAGACGGAGTCACCCTCGTAG